A single Carnobacterium alterfunditum DSM 5972 DNA region contains:
- a CDS encoding argininosuccinate synthase, translated as MNKGKVVLAYSGGLDTSVSIKWLIDEGYEVIACCLDVGEGKNLDFIKEKAIQIGASASYTIDAKVEFANDFALIALQAHTYYEGKYPLISALSRPLIAKKLVEVAIKEKAVAVAHGCTGKGNDQVRFEVAIHSLAPDLKVIAPVRDWTWSREEEINYAIEHSIPVPIDLDNPFSIDQNLWGRSNECGVLENPWIAPPEVAYELTASLENTPDSPEMIEIEFLAGVPVALDGSKYELSDLIQQLNSIAGKHGIGRIDHIENRLIGIKSREIYEAPGAVTLMTAHKELEDLTFVKDTAHFKPIIEQKITEMIYNGLWYNPLTESLIAFLKSTQKYVNGTVRVKLFKGHAIVEGRKSPNSLYDEDLATYTSADTFNQEASVGFIKLWGLPTKVHAEVNKPKVTIKNK; from the coding sequence ATGAATAAAGGAAAAGTTGTTTTAGCTTACTCAGGTGGATTGGATACTTCAGTATCAATTAAATGGTTAATAGATGAAGGGTATGAGGTCATCGCTTGTTGTTTGGATGTAGGAGAAGGAAAAAACCTGGATTTTATTAAAGAAAAGGCGATACAAATCGGTGCTTCTGCTTCATATACGATTGACGCTAAAGTAGAATTTGCTAATGACTTTGCATTGATCGCGTTACAAGCGCACACATATTATGAAGGTAAGTATCCGCTAATATCAGCGTTATCTCGTCCTTTAATTGCTAAAAAATTGGTTGAAGTAGCTATAAAAGAAAAAGCGGTAGCAGTAGCACATGGGTGTACCGGAAAAGGAAATGATCAAGTTCGTTTTGAAGTTGCCATTCATTCTTTAGCTCCAGATTTAAAAGTAATCGCACCGGTTCGTGATTGGACATGGTCAAGGGAAGAAGAGATCAACTATGCTATTGAACACTCTATTCCGGTTCCAATTGATTTAGACAATCCTTTCTCTATTGATCAAAATCTTTGGGGAAGAAGCAATGAATGTGGCGTCTTAGAAAATCCTTGGATCGCACCACCAGAAGTAGCCTATGAGTTAACAGCGAGTTTAGAAAATACTCCTGATAGCCCAGAAATGATTGAAATTGAATTCTTAGCGGGAGTTCCAGTAGCTCTTGATGGTTCAAAATACGAGTTGTCTGATTTGATCCAACAGTTGAACAGCATTGCTGGAAAACATGGGATTGGACGGATCGATCATATTGAAAATAGATTGATTGGTATCAAATCTCGTGAAATCTATGAAGCTCCTGGGGCAGTGACACTTATGACCGCTCATAAAGAATTGGAAGATCTTACATTCGTTAAAGATACTGCACACTTTAAACCAATAATTGAACAGAAAATAACAGAAATGATCTATAACGGATTATGGTACAATCCATTGACTGAAAGCTTGATTGCTTTTTTGAAATCAACTCAAAAGTATGTAAATGGAACGGTAAGAGTGAAATTATTTAAAGGCCACGCAATCGTGGAAGGCAGAAAGTCTCCAAACTCACTTTATGATGAAGATTTAGCAACTTATACTTCTGCAGATACATTTAATCAAGAAGCCTCTGTTGGATTTATTAAGTTATGGGGTCTGCCTACAAAAGTTCATGCAGAAGTTAATAAACCAAAAGTTACTATCAAGAATAAGTAA
- the argH gene encoding argininosuccinate lyase, whose amino-acid sequence MKKLWGGRFEGESQKWIDEFGASIEVDQVLAEEDIIGSLAHVKMLAKTSIILQEEADEIIRGLEILLVKAQKKELVFSIANEDIHLNIETLLHKEIGLVAGKLHTARSRNDQVATDMHLYLKRQVGEISGSLMDLEKVILLKAEKHVETIIPGYTHLQHAQPISFAHHLLAYYNMFKRDLERYQDSLKRIDCSPLGAAALAGTTFPIDRLDTAEQLGFSSVYSNSMDAVSDRDFILEFLSNSSILMVHLSRFCEEIILWTSHEYQFVSLTDAFSTGSSIMPQKKNPDMAELIRGKTGRVYGNLFSLLTVMKSLPLAYNKDLQEDKEGMFDTVKTVKDCLNVFAGMLDDMIVHEEKMSEATTKDFSNATELADYLASRGIPFREAHEIVGKLVLKCLKNGNYLQDISLADFQEAAPIIQEDVYSLLESRVAVERRNSLGGTGFVQIRTELEKAKKECQLN is encoded by the coding sequence ATGAAAAAATTATGGGGCGGTCGTTTTGAAGGAGAAAGTCAAAAATGGATCGATGAATTTGGTGCTTCGATCGAAGTAGACCAAGTTTTAGCGGAAGAAGATATTATAGGAAGTTTGGCACATGTTAAAATGTTAGCTAAGACGTCTATTATTCTTCAAGAAGAAGCAGATGAGATCATCAGAGGATTAGAAATTCTTTTAGTAAAAGCCCAAAAGAAAGAATTGGTATTCTCTATTGCTAATGAAGACATTCATTTAAATATCGAAACGCTTCTTCATAAAGAGATTGGGCTAGTCGCAGGGAAACTACACACTGCAAGAAGCCGAAATGATCAAGTAGCCACCGATATGCATCTTTATTTAAAACGTCAAGTTGGTGAAATTTCTGGATCGCTTATGGACCTAGAAAAAGTTATTCTGCTAAAAGCGGAAAAACATGTTGAAACCATTATTCCTGGATATACGCATTTACAACATGCGCAGCCTATCTCTTTTGCTCACCATTTGTTGGCGTATTACAATATGTTTAAACGTGATTTAGAAAGATACCAAGATAGTTTGAAACGCATCGATTGTTCCCCTTTAGGAGCAGCAGCTTTGGCAGGAACGACATTTCCAATCGATCGTTTGGATACCGCAGAACAATTAGGCTTTAGTTCCGTTTATTCAAATAGTATGGATGCCGTTAGTGATCGTGATTTCATCTTAGAATTTTTGTCGAATAGCAGCATACTGATGGTGCATCTTTCACGTTTTTGCGAAGAAATAATTCTTTGGACAAGTCATGAATATCAGTTCGTTAGTTTAACGGATGCCTTTTCAACAGGTAGTTCGATCATGCCGCAAAAGAAAAATCCGGATATGGCAGAATTGATTCGTGGTAAAACAGGCAGAGTGTACGGCAATTTATTTTCACTGTTGACGGTAATGAAAAGTTTGCCACTAGCTTATAACAAGGATCTGCAAGAAGACAAAGAAGGTATGTTCGACACAGTAAAAACTGTCAAAGATTGTTTGAACGTATTTGCTGGTATGTTGGATGATATGATCGTGCACGAAGAAAAAATGAGTGAAGCAACAACTAAAGATTTTTCCAATGCGACAGAGTTAGCTGATTATCTTGCTTCCAGAGGTATTCCGTTTAGAGAAGCACATGAAATAGTTGGAAAACTTGTTTTAAAGTGCTTGAAAAACGGCAATTATTTACAAGATATTTCATTAGCAGATTTTCAAGAAGCAGCTCCTATCATTCAAGAAGATGTGTATTCTTTGTTAGAATCTCGTGTGGCTGTTGAACGCAGAAATTCTTTAGGCGGTACTGGTTTTGTCCAAATAAGAACTGAACTAGAAAAAGCAAAAAAAGAATGCCAGTTAAATTAG
- a CDS encoding DUF421 domain-containing protein, whose protein sequence is MSDFLINIQTEMGTPNLLFDSWTPVIRIFFSTIITFILLLASLRIFGNRSVSNMSIQDVITSFTIGSTVSSTMILKDVTIINGFLAITLLLSMQFLVSKIISKWSYFSKFINPAPKVLFLKGAFLENTMKKSRVTKEDIYSAIRIQARCSSDKVFAVVLESNGNLSVVTEVSPDYEEEILKYLD, encoded by the coding sequence TGATAGTTGGACGCCTGTCATTAGAATCTTTTTTTCAACAATTATAACCTTTATATTGTTACTGGCTAGCTTAAGAATTTTTGGAAATAGAAGTGTTTCAAATATGAGTATACAGGATGTTATCACTTCATTTACGATAGGGTCAACAGTATCATCTACTATGATCTTAAAAGATGTTACTATAATAAATGGGTTTTTAGCAATCACATTACTTTTGTCCATGCAATTCCTTGTTTCAAAAATCATCAGCAAATGGTCCTATTTTTCAAAATTTATTAATCCAGCTCCAAAAGTTTTATTTTTAAAGGGTGCTTTCTTAGAAAATACAATGAAAAAAAGTCGCGTAACTAAAGAAGATATTTATTCTGCTATTCGAATCCAAGCTAGATGTTCTTCAGATAAGGTTTTTGCAGTTGTGTTAGAATCTAATGGAAATCTTTCAGTAGTGACTGAAGTCAGTCCAGACTATGAAGAAGAAATTTTAAAATATCTAGACTAA
- the ribF gene encoding riboflavin biosynthesis protein RibF, with product MEIIKLHHPYLADEIPEDKVVLALGFFDGVHRGHQEVIFRAKSLADKNNLKLAVMTFNQHPSIVFKKLNSDQHKYLSTVSRKEELMEKIGVDYLYEVDFTSAFASLTPQDFVDQYIVGLHAQTVVAGFDYSFGKKEVASMVHLPMYANNRFEIVVVEKQTLREEKISSTRIRSALEVGDMPVANNLLGYIYATPGRVIHGDARGRLLGFPTANIEVENLVKLPRKGVYVVEIVVGGRTYKGMASIGHNVTFEANRPLTVEVYILDFSADIYGEEVKVLWHDYLRDEKKFDSIDALIAQLKQDELDTAQFFEQTNKSNQNK from the coding sequence GTGGAAATCATTAAACTGCATCATCCGTATCTAGCAGATGAAATCCCTGAAGACAAAGTAGTGTTAGCTTTAGGTTTTTTTGATGGCGTACATAGAGGCCATCAAGAAGTGATTTTTAGGGCAAAAAGTCTTGCTGATAAAAACAATTTAAAATTAGCAGTCATGACATTCAATCAACATCCCTCAATTGTTTTTAAAAAATTAAATTCGGATCAGCATAAATATCTTTCAACTGTATCTCGCAAAGAGGAATTGATGGAGAAAATTGGCGTTGATTATCTTTATGAAGTCGACTTTACATCTGCGTTCGCTAGTTTAACACCACAAGATTTTGTGGATCAATACATTGTTGGATTACATGCACAAACAGTCGTAGCAGGTTTTGACTATTCATTTGGCAAAAAGGAAGTTGCTTCAATGGTACATTTGCCAATGTATGCTAATAATCGTTTTGAGATAGTTGTAGTGGAAAAACAAACATTGAGAGAAGAAAAAATTAGTTCTACACGGATTCGTTCAGCTTTAGAAGTTGGAGATATGCCTGTTGCTAATAATCTCTTAGGTTATATCTACGCTACTCCTGGAAGAGTCATACATGGAGACGCCAGGGGAAGGCTGTTAGGATTCCCAACAGCGAACATCGAAGTTGAGAACCTTGTTAAGCTGCCTCGTAAGGGTGTATATGTTGTTGAAATAGTAGTGGGTGGAAGAACGTATAAAGGAATGGCTTCAATTGGACACAATGTAACGTTTGAAGCGAACCGTCCATTAACGGTCGAAGTTTACATTCTTGATTTTAGTGCTGACATCTATGGTGAAGAAGTAAAGGTATTATGGCATGATTATTTACGAGATGAAAAAAAGTTTGATTCGATTGACGCTTTAATTGCGCAACTTAAACAAGACGAATTGGATACGGCACAATTTTTTGAACAGACTAATAAATCAAACCAGAATAAGTAA
- the truB gene encoding tRNA pseudouridine(55) synthase TruB encodes MEGILPLWKERGMTSHDCVFKLRKILKTKKIGHTGTLDPDVDGVLPICVGKATKVVEYMMETGKGYIGEITLGYSTTTEDRSGEIVEQVEVEEVPTLEAIDAAMKNMEGKITQIPPMYSAVKVNGKKLYEYARAGETVERPERVAEIKQFKRTSDVVVDKERGTVSWKFEVACGKGTYVRTLAVDLGRQLGYPAHMSDLTRVLSGTFKASDCLTLAQVAEKMEQEEIDEVLFPLEFGLKDLASFDIDETLWDKVKNGAVLPIDTIPADLSMPVVFIYLQKAVSIYVVHPQKKDYLKPIKVLRNNL; translated from the coding sequence ATGGAAGGTATTCTCCCTTTATGGAAAGAACGCGGCATGACTAGTCATGATTGTGTATTTAAACTTAGAAAAATTTTAAAAACAAAAAAAATTGGACATACAGGTACGTTGGATCCAGATGTCGACGGCGTATTGCCTATTTGTGTTGGAAAAGCTACAAAAGTTGTCGAGTACATGATGGAAACAGGTAAAGGCTACATAGGAGAAATTACACTTGGTTATTCGACAACAACAGAAGACCGCAGCGGTGAAATTGTTGAGCAAGTCGAAGTAGAAGAAGTACCGACGCTTGAAGCGATTGATGCTGCCATGAAAAACATGGAAGGAAAAATCACTCAAATACCGCCAATGTATTCAGCAGTAAAAGTGAATGGGAAAAAATTATATGAGTATGCTAGAGCTGGTGAAACCGTTGAACGACCAGAAAGAGTTGCGGAGATAAAACAATTCAAACGGACTTCAGACGTGGTCGTAGATAAAGAAAGAGGGACGGTCTCTTGGAAGTTTGAGGTGGCGTGCGGAAAAGGGACTTACGTTCGTACGTTGGCTGTAGACTTAGGTAGACAACTTGGATACCCAGCGCACATGTCTGATTTAACGCGTGTGCTTAGTGGTACGTTTAAAGCTAGCGATTGTTTAACGTTAGCCCAAGTTGCTGAAAAAATGGAACAAGAAGAAATTGACGAAGTTTTATTTCCTCTAGAATTTGGTCTAAAAGACTTAGCTTCATTCGATATTGATGAAACCTTATGGGATAAAGTGAAAAATGGAGCTGTGTTGCCAATCGATACTATTCCAGCTGATTTGTCGATGCCAGTTGTTTTCATTTATTTGCAAAAAGCGGTTAGTATTTATGTTGTCCATCCACAAAAAAAAGATTATTTGAAACCAATCAAAGTATTAAGGAATAATTTGTAG